The following proteins are encoded in a genomic region of Clostridium kluyveri:
- a CDS encoding aldehyde dehydrogenase family protein → MSNEVSIKELIEKAQVAQKKLEAYSQEQVDVLVKALGKVVYDNAEMFAKEAVEETEMGVYEDKVAKCRLKSGAIWNHIKDKKSVGIIKEEPERALLYVAKPKGVVAATTPITNPVVTPMCNAMAAIKGRNTIIVAPHPKAKKTSAHTVELMNAELKKLGAPENIIQIVEAPSREAAKELMESADVVIATGGAGRVKAAYSSGRPAYGVGPGNSQVIVDKGYDYNKAAQDIITGRKYDNGIICSSEQSVIAPAEDYDKVMAAFVENGAYYVEDEETVEKFRSTLFKDGKINSKIIGKSVQIIADLAGVKVPEGTKVIVLKGKGAGEKDVLCKEKMCPVLVALKYDTFKEAVEIAMANYMYEGAGHTAGIHSDNDENIRYAGTVLPISRLVVNQPATTAGGSFNNGFNPTTTLGCGSWGRNSISENLTYEHLINVSRIGYFNKEAKVPSYEEIWG, encoded by the coding sequence ATGAGTAATGAAGTATCTATAAAAGAATTGATTGAAAAGGCACAGGTGGCACAAAAAAAATTGGAAGCCTATAGTCAAGAACAAGTTGATGTATTAGTAAAAGCACTAGGGAAAGTAGTTTATGATAATGCAGAAATGTTTGCAAAAGAAGCAGTGGAAGAAACAGAAATGGGCGTTTATGAAGATAAGGTAGCTAAATGTCGTTTGAAATCAGGAGCTATTTGGAACCATATAAAAGATAAGAAATCCGTAGGCATAATAAAAGAAGAACCTGAAAGAGCACTTTTGTATGTTGCTAAGCCAAAGGGAGTTGTGGCAGCTACTACGCCTATAACTAACCCAGTGGTAACTCCTATGTGTAATGCAATGGCTGCTATAAAGGGCAGAAACACCATAATAGTAGCGCCACATCCTAAGGCAAAGAAGACTTCAGCTCACACTGTAGAACTTATGAATGCTGAACTTAAGAAATTGGGAGCACCAGAGAATATCATACAAATAGTAGAAGCACCATCGAGAGAAGCTGCTAAAGAACTTATGGAAAGTGCAGATGTAGTTATTGCCACAGGCGGCGCTGGAAGAGTTAAAGCTGCTTATTCCAGTGGAAGACCAGCTTATGGCGTTGGACCTGGAAATTCACAGGTGATAGTTGATAAAGGATATGATTATAACAAAGCTGCACAGGATATAATAACAGGAAGAAAATATGACAATGGAATTATATGTTCCTCAGAGCAATCAGTTATAGCTCCTGCTGAAGATTATGATAAGGTAATGGCAGCTTTTGTAGAAAATGGAGCATACTATGTAGAAGATGAGGAAACAGTAGAAAAGTTTAGATCAACTTTATTTAAAGATGGAAAAATAAACAGCAAGATTATAGGTAAATCTGTTCAAATTATTGCGGATCTTGCAGGAGTAAAAGTACCAGAAGGTACTAAGGTTATAGTACTTAAGGGTAAGGGTGCAGGAGAAAAAGATGTACTTTGTAAAGAAAAAATGTGTCCAGTTTTAGTAGCATTGAAATATGATACTTTTAAAGAAGCAGTTGAAATAGCTATGGCTAATTATATGTATGAAGGAGCTGGTCATACAGCAGGCATACATTCTGACAATGACGAGAACATAAGATATGCAGGAACTGTATTACCTATAAGCAGATTAGTTGTAAATCAGCCTGCAACTACAGCTGGTGGAAGTTTCAATAATGGATTTAACCCTACTACTACACTAGGCTGCGGATCATGGGGCAGAAACAGTATTTCAGAAAATCTTACTTACGAGCATCTTATAAATGTTTCAAGAATAGGATATTTCAATAAAGAAGCAAAAGTTCCTAGCTATGAAGAAATATGGGGATAA
- a CDS encoding acetyl-CoA hydrolase/transferase family protein: protein MSKGIKNSQLKKKSVKDSNAAEKIEEKVEKTDKVVAKAAEVTEKRIRNLKLKEKVVTADAAADMIENGMIVAISGFTPSGYPKEVPKALTKKVNALEEEFKVTLYTGSSTGSDIDGEWAKAGIIERRIPYQTNSDMRKKINDGSIKYADMHLSHMAQYINYSVIPKVNVAIIEAVAITEEGDIIPSTGIGNTATFVENADKVIVEINEAQPIELEGMADIYTLKNPPRREPIPIVNAGNRIGTTYVTCGSDKICAIVMTNAQDKTRPLTEVSPVSQAISDNLIGFLNKEVEEGKLPKNLLPIQSGVGSVANAVLAGLCESNFKNLSCYTEVIQDSMLKLIKCGKADVVSGTSISPSPEMLPEFIKDINFFREKIVLRPQEISNNPEIARRIGVISINTALEVDIYGNVNSTHVMGSKMMNGIGGSGDFARNAYLTIFTTESIAKKGDISSIVPMVSHVDHTEHDVMVIVTEQGVADLRGLSPREKAVTIIENCVHPDYKDMLMEYFEEACKLSGGNTPHNLEKALSWHTKFIKTGSMK from the coding sequence ATGAGTAAAGGGATAAAGAATTCACAATTGAAAAAAAAGAGTGTAAAGGATAGTAATGCAGCAGAAAAGATTGAGGAGAAAGTTGAAAAAACAGATAAGGTCGTTGCAAAGGCAGCTGAAGTTACAGAAAAACGAATAAGAAACTTAAAGCTCAAGGAAAAAGTCGTAACAGCAGATGCGGCAGCCGATATGATAGAAAACGGTATGATCGTTGCAATTAGCGGATTTACACCTTCTGGGTATCCTAAAGAAGTACCTAAAGCATTGACTAAAAAAGTTAATGCTTTAGAGGAAGAATTCAAGGTGACACTTTATACAGGGTCATCTACAGGGTCCGATATAGATGGAGAATGGGCAAAAGCAGGAATAATAGAAAGAAGAATTCCATATCAGACAAATTCTGATATGAGGAAAAAAATAAATGATGGCTCTATTAAATACGCTGATATGCATCTAAGCCATATGGCTCAATATATTAATTATTCCGTAATTCCTAAAGTAAATGTAGCTATAATAGAGGCAGTAGCTATTACAGAAGAAGGGGACATTATTCCTTCAACAGGAATTGGAAATACGGCTACTTTTGTAGAAAATGCAGATAAGGTAATAGTAGAAATTAATGAGGCTCAACCAATTGAATTGGAAGGTATGGCAGATATATACACGTTAAAGAATCCTCCAAGAAGGGAACCTATACCTATAGTTAATGCAGGTAATAGGATAGGGACCACATATGTGACATGTGGTTCTGATAAGATATGTGCCATAGTAATGACAAATGCCCAGGATAAAACAAGGCCTCTTACAGAAGTGTCTCCTGTATCTCAAGCTATATCCGATAATCTTATAGGATTTTTGAATAAAGAGGTTGAAGAGGGAAAATTACCTAAAAACTTGCTTCCTATACAGTCAGGAGTTGGAAGTGTAGCAAATGCAGTTTTGGCCGGACTTTGTGAATCAAATTTTAAAAATTTGAGTTGTTATACAGAAGTTATACAGGATTCCATGTTAAAGCTTATAAAATGTGGTAAAGCAGATGTGGTGTCAGGTACTTCCATAAGTCCTTCACCGGAGATGCTGCCTGAGTTCATAAAAGACATAAATTTCTTTAGAGAAAAGATAGTATTAAGACCACAGGAAATAAGTAATAATCCAGAGATAGCAAGAAGGATAGGAGTTATATCTATAAACACTGCTCTGGAGGTGGATATATATGGTAATGTAAATTCCACTCATGTTATGGGGAGCAAAATGATGAATGGTATAGGCGGTTCTGGAGACTTTGCCAGAAATGCATATTTGACTATATTCACTACAGAGTCTATCGCCAAAAAAGGAGATATATCATCTATAGTTCCTATGGTATCCCATGTGGATCATACAGAACATGATGTAATGGTAATTGTTACAGAACAGGGAGTGGCGGATTTAAGGGGTCTTTCTCCTAGGGAAAAGGCCGTGACCATAATAGAAAATTGTGTCCATCCTGATTATAAGGATATGCTTATGGAGTATTTTGAGGAGGCTTGTAAGTTATCAGGTGGAAATACCCCACATAATCTTGAAAAAGCTCTTTCCTGGCATACAAAATTTATAAAAACTGGTAGCATGAAATAG
- a CDS encoding DMT family transporter: protein MKKGYLFILLTAIFYSTQEISGKMLAQKGAMDPFQVMMIVFLIGAVILLPMAVKDIKAKKLKLNGNDLGYLALCGILAVSISMSMLQFAVTYTKASTAAVLFCTNAVFTIPFAYFILKEKIKGITIVSIIVSLIGVVIIFNPAKVMEGIGGSKDLIGICFALVAAVVWSLYTVISKKRIEVYGGYVFNCISFFFGVIALLLLLIVTGRPIFSGITLNNILVLLYMGIFIKAVGYICYLGAIKETSAVTASTVFLIKPALATILAILILGESIEVNVVIGIVFIIIGSIINYSSNKKANDLKKVANTSSAES from the coding sequence TTGAAAAAAGGGTATTTATTTATTTTATTGACGGCAATATTTTATAGCACTCAGGAGATTTCAGGAAAAATGTTAGCTCAGAAAGGTGCTATGGATCCATTTCAAGTTATGATGATTGTATTTTTAATAGGTGCGGTAATACTGCTTCCTATGGCTGTGAAAGATATAAAAGCCAAAAAGCTTAAACTGAATGGTAACGATTTGGGATATCTTGCTCTTTGCGGAATACTAGCAGTATCCATTTCCATGTCTATGCTCCAGTTTGCAGTTACTTATACTAAGGCATCTACTGCGGCGGTATTATTCTGTACCAATGCTGTGTTTACCATACCTTTTGCATATTTCATATTAAAAGAAAAGATAAAAGGGATTACTATAGTTTCTATTATTGTTTCATTGATCGGTGTAGTTATAATATTTAATCCTGCAAAGGTTATGGAAGGTATTGGAGGAAGCAAGGATTTAATAGGAATATGTTTCGCGCTTGTAGCAGCTGTAGTTTGGTCTCTATACACAGTAATAAGTAAAAAGAGAATTGAAGTTTATGGAGGGTATGTTTTTAATTGCATCTCTTTCTTCTTTGGTGTAATAGCACTTTTACTTCTCTTAATAGTTACTGGCAGACCAATATTCAGTGGAATTACTTTAAATAATATTCTAGTGCTTTTATACATGGGTATTTTTATAAAAGCTGTTGGTTATATATGTTATCTTGGTGCCATAAAAGAGACTTCCGCTGTAACTGCATCTACAGTTTTTCTTATAAAACCTGCACTAGCTACAATACTGGCAATTTTGATTTTAGGTGAAAGTATAGAGGTAAATGTAGTTATAGGTATCGTGTTTATAATTATAGGCTCTATCATAAATTATTCTAGTAATAAAAAGGCAAATGATTTAAAGAAAGTTGCTAATACTAGTAGTGCAGAGAGTTAA
- a CDS encoding acetyl-CoA hydrolase/transferase family protein encodes MEWEEIYKEKLVTAEKAVSKIENHSRVVFAHAVGEPVDLVNALVKNKDNYIGLEIVHMVAMGKGEYTKEGMQRHFRHNALFVGGCTRDAVNSGRADYTPCFFYEVPSLFKEKRLPVDVALIQVSEPDKYGYCSFGVSNDYTKPAAESAKLVIAEVNKNMPRTLGDSFIHVSDIDYIVEASHPLLELQPPKLGDVEKAIGENCASLIEDGATLQLGIGAIPDAVLLFLKNKKNLGIHSEMISDGVMELVKAGVVNNKKKTLHTGKIVVTFLMGTKKLYDFVNNNPMVETYSVDYVNNPLVIMKNDNMVSINSCVQVDLMGQVCSESIGLKQISGVGGQVDFIRGANLSKGGKAIIAIPSTAGKGKVSRITPLLDTGAAVTTSRNEVDYVVTEYGVAHLKGKTLRNRARALINIAHPKFRESLMNEFKKRF; translated from the coding sequence ATGGAGTGGGAAGAGATATATAAAGAGAAACTGGTAACTGCAGAAAAAGCTGTTTCAAAAATAGAAAACCACAGTAGGGTAGTTTTTGCACATGCAGTAGGAGAACCCGTAGATTTAGTAAATGCACTAGTTAAAAATAAGGATAATTATATAGGGCTAGAAATAGTTCATATGGTAGCCATGGGTAAAGGTGAATATACAAAAGAGGGTATGCAGAGACATTTTAGACATAATGCTTTATTTGTAGGCGGATGTACTAGAGATGCAGTAAATTCAGGAAGAGCAGATTATACGCCTTGTTTTTTCTATGAAGTACCAAGTTTGTTTAAAGAAAAACGTTTGCCTGTAGATGTAGCACTTATTCAGGTAAGTGAGCCAGATAAATATGGCTACTGCAGTTTTGGAGTTTCCAATGACTATACCAAGCCGGCAGCAGAAAGTGCTAAGCTTGTAATTGCAGAAGTGAATAAAAACATGCCAAGAACTCTTGGAGATTCTTTTATACATGTATCAGATATTGATTATATAGTGGAAGCTTCACACCCACTTTTAGAATTGCAGCCTCCTAAATTGGGAGATGTAGAAAAAGCCATAGGAGAAAACTGTGCATCTTTAATTGAGGATGGAGCTACCCTTCAGCTTGGAATAGGTGCTATACCAGATGCGGTACTTTTATTCTTAAAGAACAAAAAGAATTTAGGAATACATTCTGAGATGATATCAGATGGTGTAATGGAACTGGTAAAGGCAGGGGTTGTAAATAACAAGAAAAAGACCCTTCATACAGGCAAAATAGTTGTAACATTTTTAATGGGAACAAAAAAATTGTATGATTTTGTAAATAATAATCCAATGGTAGAAACTTATTCTGTAGATTATGTAAATAATCCACTGGTAATTATGAAAAATGACAATATGGTTTCAATAAATTCTTGTGTTCAAGTGGACTTGATGGGACAAGTATGTTCTGAAAGTATAGGGTTGAAACAGATAAGTGGAGTGGGAGGCCAGGTAGATTTTATTAGAGGAGCTAACCTATCAAAGGGCGGAAAAGCTATTATAGCTATACCTTCCACAGCTGGAAAAGGAAAAGTTTCAAGAATAACTCCACTTCTAGATACTGGTGCTGCAGTTACAACTTCTAGAAATGAAGTGGATTATGTAGTTACTGAATATGGTGTTGCTCATCTTAAGGGCAAAACTTTGAGAAATAGGGCACGAGCTCTAATAAATATCGCTCATCCAAAATTCAGAGAATCATTAATGAATGAATTTAAAAAGAGATTTTAG